In the Octopus sinensis linkage group LG17, ASM634580v1, whole genome shotgun sequence genome, one interval contains:
- the LOC115220722 gene encoding galactose-3-O-sulfotransferase 2-like encodes MTPMSKIIMRKSQICRYHQKYLCIIQLISMCSLLILSVFCFTNMFFLIHHQFGIKSTNVNDNSETKASICVPQKNIVFLKVHKTGSTTIMNILQRYGIINNLNFVLPKNGHYLGKTETLMENKILPPPQNESYNILCNHVIYNQSAFQSLLPRNMYYFTILREPLSQFVSAFLYYRNVWRNEYLLAVPGEHFIGEYLKNPVKYESLLKNQGFSYTNNRMSYDLGLKLSDFHSEAKISKHISDLDKDFHLVLIQEYFDISMILLKRKLCWQMKDMLYIERNVASSRNTPILTAEDTNRFKKWAKADYILYEHYLKVFWYKIRTEEDILSEVYHYQSLLYQTKKFCMTKNSLVLEIQASVWNKEILLLRKDCDIMLKSELDLVYALQRAYRKKLNL; translated from the coding sequence ATATCatcaaaaatatttgtgtatCATCCAATTGATATCCATGTGTTCTCTGCTAATTTTATCTGTGTTCTGCTTTACCAATATGTTTTTTCTCATACACCACCAATTCGGTATTAAATCAACCAATGTAAATGATAATTCTGAAACTAAAGCATCAATTTGTGTCCCTCAAAAAAATATAGTCTTTCTGAAAGTACACAAAACTGGAAGTACAACGATTATGAATATACTACAAAGGTATGGCATTATAAACAACTTAAACTTTGTTCTACCAAAAAATGGACACTACCTTGGCAAAACTGAAACACTTATGGAAAATAAAATCCTTCCACCTCCTCAAAATGAGTCCTACAACATTCTTTGCAACCATGTTATTTATAATCAAAGTGCTTTTCAGAGTCTACTTCCAAGAAATATGTACTATTTTACAATTTTGCGAGAACCTTTAAGTCAATTTGTATCTGCTTTCTTGTATTATAGGAATGTGTGGAGAAATGAATATCTTCTGGCAGTACCTGGAGAACATTTTATAGGTGAATATCTAAAAAATCCAGTAAAGTATGAATCACTGCTAAAAAATCAGGGATTTTCTTACACAAATAACCGCATGTCATATGATTTAGGTTTGAAACTATCTGATTTCCATAGTGAGGCTAAAATTTCAAAGCATATTTCTGATTTAGATAAAGACTTTCACTTAGTATTGATCCaggaatattttgatatttcaatgattcttctgaaaagaaaattatgttggcaaatgaaagatATGCTTTATATAGAAAGGAATGTAGCTTCTTCCAGAAATACTCCTATCTTAACAGCTGAAGATACAAACCGTTTTAAAAAATGGGCTAAAGCTGACTATATACTTTATGAACATTATTTGAAAGTATTTTGGTACAAAATAAGGACTGAAGAGGATATTTTGTCTGAAGTTTATCATTACCAATCATTACTATATCaaacaaagaaattttgtatgaccAAGAATTCTTTAGTTTTAGAAATACAAGCCAGTGTTTGGAACAAAGAAATACTTTTACTGAGAAAAGACTGTGACATTATGCTTAAAAGTGAATTGGACTTAGTGTATGCTTTGCAGAGAGCATATAGGAAAAAACTAAATTTATGA